Part of the Ictalurus furcatus strain D&B chromosome 19, Billie_1.0, whole genome shotgun sequence genome, GTGATAGAAGCTTCCGGAATAGCGAGTCTCTGACAGGTTGTTTATCTCTGAACCTGGAAGATTGTGTCCTATCATCACGGTCAGGTGATTATTCAGTATTCCTCTATTTGGCCGCATGTAATGCTAAACGACTGAGGAACTGACCGCGATACAACTGCTcatcatttatttctagaaaatgTTTGAGAAATGTTTTGGATGACTGTAAACACATCCTCTGTAAGGGAGATGATTAAAGCAGTTCCTTTAATCAGCCTTGAGGATCCTGCTTCGTGTGATTGATTTTCTGTTCTTCCTCCTGCTCTCAGCGTTCCTTCTTCTCGTGTAGGCAGGATGGAGATGAAGTCATGCAGCCCACACGGAGAAAGCTGTCGAGTCGCTCCTACATCTGTGCGCGATCCCAGAAGTGCGCGTAGTAGTTGtggttgaaaataaataaataaataaatacatttccaacaCAAGACTGTACGTAAAGTGACCGACATGTCGCTGGAGACGGGAGTACAGCGAAAAAACAGGCCTCCTGTGTGGGTTTAATCCCATCCGAACAGGGCTGGAGTTCACAACCACGTGTTTGAGACGTATATTAAAGGTTTTTTTGcttattatttctgtattaattGATTTCTACACATTTACATACTCATTTACATactcatttacatataaatacacataaaccTAGCAACGGTGCCATTTCCAAAGATCTCGACAAGACcatcctctcttctctcctctcctctcctctcctctcttctgttCTAtccctcttctcttttctattCTCTCCtgccttttctctctttcatttgttCTCTTATTTTCCCTTCTcttcacttttattattatctctCTGCTCCTTTCTCCTTCGggttttttactcatttttctCTCATCTTCCCTCAatctttcctcttctctttttccctctctatctagtgtcctcttctcttttccctctccatctagtttcctcttctcttttccctCTCCATCTAGtgtcctcttctctcttccctctctatCTAGtgtcctcttctctcttccctctctatctagtttcctcttttctttttccctctctatctagtttcctcttctctcttccctctctatctagtttcctcttctctcttccctctctatctagattcctcttctctcttccctctctatctagattcctcttctcttttccctctctatctagattcctcttctcttttccctCTCCATCTAGagtcctcttctctcttccatCTCTATCTagtttcctcttttctttttccctctctatctagtttcctcttctctcttccctctctatctagattcctcttctctcttccctctctatctagattcctcttctcttttccctctctatctagattcctcttctcttttccctCTCCATCTAGattcctcttctctttttccctctccatCTAGtgtcctcttctctcttccctctctatCTAGTGTCCTGTTCTCTTTATCCTTCTCTATCTAGattcctcttctctttttccctctccatctagtttcctcttctcttttccctctctatctagattcctcttctctttttccctctccatCTAGtgtcctcttctctcttccctctctatCTAGTGTCCTGTTCTCTTTATCCTTCTCTATCTAGattcctcttctctttttccctctccatctagtttcctcttctcttttccctctctatctagatccctcttctctttttccctctctatctagtttcctcttctctcttccctctctatctagtttcctcttctctcttccctctctatCTAGTGTCCTCTTCTCTTTATCCTTCTCTATCTAGattcctcttctctttttccctctccatctagtttcctcttctctcttccatCTCTATCTagtttcctcttctctttttccctctccatCTAGtgtcctcttctcttttccctCTCCATCTAGattcctcttctctttttccctctccatCTAGtgtcctcttctctcttccctctctatCTAGagtcctcttctctcttccctctctatCTAGTTTCCTCTTCTCTTTATCCCTCTCCATCTAGagtcctcttctctcttccctctctatCTAGATTCCTCTTCTCTTTATCCCTCTATCTAGTTTCCTCTTCTCTTTATCCCTCTCTATCTAGTTTCCTCTTCTCCTTATCCCTCTCTATCTAGATTCCTCTTCTCTTTATCCCTCTATCTAGTGTCCTCTTCTCTTTATCCTTCTCTATCTAgtttcctcttctctcctttttcttctgttttctcaTCAAAGCgctctcattttctttcatcacctctcctcATTCTCTTCTCTCGTTTAATTCTCCTTTCTTTCGGTTCTATGTCTCTTGTcttgttttctcttctcttttctgttCTCTCGTGCTCTGTccctctttcatttttttcagttctGTTCCGTTCGCTTgtcattttctcttctcttcacttctcttaTGATCTCTTtgctcctttcttcttctcttctcttctttccctctctgtcttgtttcctcttctctcatttttcttttgttttctcctcaAAGATCTCTCGTATTctttcatcacctctcctcATCCCtctattcgtttttttttcttctctcgtTTACTCTTCCTGACTCTTTTCATTTTCGTTTGAACTTCTCGTCTCTTGTCCCTCCTCGTTCTCTTCTCTTGctctttttcattttccccTCTATTCCATTCTGTTGTTTTCCCCCctttatttttctgttcttCGCATTTCATTCTCCCTTTCTTCTGTTCTGTCctcttctttcattttctcttctttcattCCCACGCCATTCTCCTCTagctcttctctcttctcttttattGTTTCCCTTATTTTTCTCTTCTCGCATTTCATTGTTTCTTCTCTTCTTAAAATGTCTTCTTTatcttcttctttcatcttctcttctccatTTATCACTTCTTTTGCTCTCTATTCAAATATAACATGAACTCTTTGCATTCCCTGggatggtagtgtgtgtgtgtgtgtgtgagagagagagagagagtgtgtgtgtgtgtgtgtgtgtgtgtgtgtgtgtatctgtgcatgtgtgtggttgGGGGCTTCCCTGAGGATTTAGGGCTGGATGGCAGTGTTTGAAGGTATTTGGCATGCTGTGGGGTAGAGGGTATAATCTTGGATGTTTGGCAGGTGGATGTGTGGATgcgtggatgtgtgtgtgtgtgtgtgtgtgtgtgtgtgtgtgtttgggggtggtTGGGGGTATAATCCTGAATGTTTGGCAGCTTGTAGATGGCAAACAGGCAGGcaggctggctggctggctggcatgtgtatgtgtgtgtgtgtgtgtgtgtgtgtgtgtatatgttctAGCACACTTGCCACTCTTGTAGGGAGGCAATATCAGGTACTTGGCACGCCGGTAGGGGGGCATTTGAACCGTCTGAGTCACGGTGGAAGGAGCTGTCTTTGGCAGGACTGGGTCCGGGGGTAGGTAGAGGGGCACTGGGCGGTAGGTGCTGCCTGTGAGACTGTACTGGGGCAGCCAGGAAAGGCGGCTGGGGGTTCAGGTGGCACTGGCAGCAGCAGGCGTAGGGGAGGATGATGTGCCCCCAGGTGGAGGGGATTAAGAGAGAGATCTGTGTTCTTGGCTCTAGGTTTTGAACTGTGCCTCTGCTCCCTTTCTCTcaccctcattctctctctttgaaGCCTTCATTTGCCCCCAGACTAGTTCATGT contains:
- the LOC128623682 gene encoding LOW QUALITY PROTEIN: uncharacterized protein LOC128623682 (The sequence of the model RefSeq protein was modified relative to this genomic sequence to represent the inferred CDS: substituted 3 bases at 3 genomic stop codons), which produces MRRGDERIREIFEEKTKEKXEKRKQDREGKKRREEERSKEIIREVKRRENDKRTKRREEERPEXKXREEKRRDQNRSEEKRRGETRKEVKRRDEERPE